The Saccharomonospora cyanea NA-134 genome includes a region encoding these proteins:
- a CDS encoding ALF repeat-containing protein, whose product MANAMAVHLLRKGHVLKMVTYLRRRSHDGIGVGLIFGIVLSVLMSSVGTAPAALAQARAVMPEDRAAVMQMWLEGGEAMREAAGAALAGSDAELREFLDNGAEQAHHQDLRDRVVWMMENGGPAMKVAANDVLEVDTTEALESFLQEEFRSYYHNDLRFRAAQTKAAGGELVQQAAEEALDADTEEALEAFLQEGWVQPHHTDLRLQVARAKATGGPYVQDAAEEALDADTIEALTLFLEHDWEVAQARDEETATVTELVERAEKAGEQAHEHTVAAEQATERAVKAAEQAKIATQRARDETEAAQGDARKASAAAGEAAKTARQAAAAARTAISAANAAENAARVAARAASHAASAASMAGGAAARAYSAASAAALDARQAEAARNAAQVARNAAVGATRAAEAARYAGVAAQQAATAGQEAASAAASAAAAGSAASEASHYANVADRQSRLAAAAGAEANEQAARAQTAANSAAKLANRSVTAANHAAEAAESAARHANSAADAADEAADHAGESSDAAGEATEHANAAIEAANSSVAAATQAQEVVELARQAEAARVERDKQDLIDTAQEAKNVWRANQDLLGWDAEEQQRLSDEVIQLLAAATAPDADDDTVLSNGRRAAVIILSTGGPGVVKRPNTH is encoded by the coding sequence TTGGCGAACGCGATGGCAGTGCATTTGTTACGAAAGGGTCACGTTTTGAAAATGGTTACGTACCTGCGCCGAAGATCGCATGATGGGATTGGCGTGGGATTAATTTTCGGTATCGTTTTGAGTGTGTTGATGAGTAGCGTGGGCACCGCCCCGGCAGCCTTGGCGCAAGCGCGGGCGGTCATGCCGGAAGACCGGGCCGCGGTCATGCAGATGTGGCTTGAGGGTGGGGAAGCCATGCGCGAGGCGGCGGGTGCGGCTTTGGCGGGCAGCGATGCCGAGCTGCGGGAGTTCCTCGACAACGGGGCCGAGCAGGCGCATCACCAGGACCTTCGGGACCGGGTGGTGTGGATGATGGAGAACGGTGGCCCGGCCATGAAGGTTGCGGCCAATGACGTTCTCGAAGTTGACACGACTGAAGCTTTGGAGTCGTTCCTGCAAGAGGAGTTCCGGTCCTACTACCACAACGATCTTCGTTTCCGCGCCGCGCAGACGAAGGCTGCTGGTGGGGAGTTGGTGCAGCAGGCTGCCGAGGAGGCACTGGATGCCGACACGGAGGAGGCGCTCGAGGCGTTCCTGCAGGAGGGGTGGGTTCAGCCCCATCACACCGATTTGCGACTGCAGGTAGCACGCGCCAAGGCCACCGGCGGGCCCTATGTGCAGGACGCCGCTGAGGAGGCGCTGGACGCCGACACGATCGAAGCCCTCACACTGTTCCTGGAACATGACTGGGAAGTCGCCCAAGCTCGCGACGAAGAGACAGCTACGGTCACCGAGCTGGTCGAGCGCGCTGAGAAGGCTGGTGAGCAGGCCCACGAGCACACCGTCGCCGCGGAACAGGCCACCGAGCGTGCGGTCAAGGCAGCGGAGCAGGCCAAGATCGCTACGCAGCGAGCGAGAGATGAGACTGAGGCTGCGCAGGGTGACGCACGGAAGGCCTCCGCGGCCGCTGGCGAAGCCGCGAAAACCGCCCGGCAGGCAGCAGCCGCAGCACGCACCGCGATCAGCGCAGCGAACGCGGCGGAGAACGCAGCCAGGGTCGCGGCCCGCGCTGCCTCACATGCCGCCTCGGCCGCGAGCATGGCAGGCGGAGCAGCCGCACGTGCGTACTCGGCCGCCTCAGCAGCGGCTTTGGACGCGAGACAGGCTGAGGCTGCACGTAACGCTGCCCAAGTAGCCCGTAACGCTGCGGTAGGAGCGACGAGGGCCGCTGAAGCGGCCCGTTATGCCGGTGTCGCAGCACAGCAAGCTGCCACTGCAGGGCAGGAGGCGGCCAGCGCCGCTGCTAGTGCCGCAGCAGCTGGCAGCGCGGCAAGCGAGGCTAGTCACTATGCGAACGTCGCCGACAGACAATCTCGGTTGGCAGCGGCTGCAGGCGCGGAGGCCAACGAACAAGCGGCCCGCGCGCAAACCGCCGCCAATAGTGCTGCGAAACTCGCGAATCGGTCTGTTACTGCGGCCAATCATGCCGCGGAGGCAGCAGAATCCGCCGCTCGGCACGCCAACAGCGCTGCCGATGCGGCTGACGAGGCTGCTGACCATGCGGGTGAATCTTCCGACGCGGCTGGGGAAGCCACCGAGCACGCTAATGCTGCGATCGAAGCCGCCAACTCTTCAGTTGCGGCGGCTACGCAAGCTCAGGAGGTTGTTGAACTAGCTCGACAAGCTGAAGCGGCCAGAGTCGAACGTGACAAGCAAGACCTGATCGACACGGCCCAAGAAGCCAAGAACGTGTGGCGAGCCAACCAAGATCTCTTGGGTTGGGACGCTGAGGAACAGCAGCGCCTTTCCGACGAAGTCATACAGCTTCTCGCGGCAGCAACCGCGCCAGACGCCGACGACGACACTGTGTTGTCGAACGGGCGCCGGGCAGCCGTCATCATCCTCTCGACCGGGGGGCCTGGAGTCGTCAAGCGGCCAAACACGCACTGA